The Rattus rattus isolate New Zealand chromosome 1, Rrattus_CSIRO_v1, whole genome shotgun sequence genome includes a region encoding these proteins:
- the Rbp7 gene encoding retinoid-binding protein 7 encodes MPADLSGTWNLVSSDNFEGYMLALGIDFATRKIAKLLKPQKVIEQNGDSFSINTCSSLRNYLLKFKVGEEFVEDNKGLDNRKCMSTVTWENDKLTCVQKGEKKNRGWSHWIEGDQLHLEMFCEGQVCKQTFQRA; translated from the exons ATGCCAGCAGACCTCAGCGGTACCTGGAACCTTGTCAGCAGCGATAACTTCGAGGGCTACATGCTGGCCCTGG GTATTGACTTTGCAACTCGTAAGATTGCCAAGTTGCTGAAGCCACAGAAAGTGATTGAGCAAAATGGGGACTCCTTTAGCATCAACACGTGCAGCAGCCTGAGGAACTACCTTCTTAAATTCAAGGTTGGAGAAGAATTTGTGGAGGACAACAAAGGTCTGGATAACAGAAAATGCATG AGCACGGTTACCTGGGAGAACGACAAACTCACTTGTgtacagaaaggagagaagaaaaacagaggcTGGAGCCACTGGATTGAAGGGGACCAGCTCCACCTG GAAATGTTCTGCGAAGGCCAGGTGTGCAAACAAACCTTCCAGAGAGCCTGA